A stretch of DNA from Agrobacterium cucumeris:
GAGAAAATGGCGCCGTCTATGCCTTCGCCTGAAAGCGCCTGCAAAAGCGCATCGGCATGGCCGAGCTTCTGCATCACGGGGTCACAGACGAGCAGAGGACGATTGACGCCGAGCGATTTCAGCATGGCCGGCAATCGGAAACGGCTACCGCCGCCGATCAGCATTTCGCGGGGCATCAGGACACGGTTTATCATTGCAGTTCTCCGCCACTCTCATTCTGCATTGTTCGGAAAGGCCGAAGGCCAGATGACCTGAAGCGGAATATCGTTATCCCGCTCAGGCCGAGACGAGCCTAATGCGCCAGGATTTTCGACAGGAAGGAGCGGGCACGCTCCGTCTTCGGATCGGTGAAGAAACTGTCGCCCTCACCGATTTCGACGATTTCGCCGCCATCCATGAAGACGATGCGGTCCGCCACCTTGCGGGCAAAACCCATCTCATGCGTCACCACCATCATCGTCATGCCCTCCTGCGCGAGCGAGACCATGACGTCGAGGACCTCGTTGATCATTTCCGGATCGAGCGCCGATGTCGGCTCATCGAACAGCATGGCGACCGGGTCCATCGCCAGCGCACGGGCAATGGCGACGCGCTGTTGCTGACCGCCCGACAACTGCCCGGGATATTTCCTGGCATGCGCCGTCAACCCCACCCGTTCGAGAAGGGCATTGGCCTTGGCAAGCGCTTCCGCCGGCGAACGGCCCAGAACCTTCTCCTGCCCGATGCAGAGATTTTCAAGGATCGTCATATGCGGGAAAAGTTCGAAATGCTGAAACACCATGCCCACCCTGGAGCGCAGTTTCGGCATATCGGTCTTAGGATCTGTCACCTCCACACCGTTGACCGTGATGACGCCGTTGCCAATCGTCTCCAGCGCATTGACGCATTTGATCAGGGTCGATTTTCCGGAACCGGAAGGCCCGCAGATCACGACGACTTCCCCCTTGGCGACATTCAGGCTGCAATTGGTCAGAACCTGAAAATTCGGGCCATACCATTTATTGACGGATTGTAGTTCGATCATGCTGATTGCTTGCGACATCGGACCGCTCCTTAATGCACGTCAGTCGACATGGGGCCATAGGCCTTGCCGAACCGCTTTTCGATCCGGCGCTGGATCAGTTCCCAGGCGGTCGTCATGGCGAGGTAATAAAGGGCTGCGACCATGAAGAGTTCGAGAACCAGGAACTTTTCCTGAATGAGCACCTGCGTGCGGCGCAGAAGCTCTTCCATGGAAATGATCGAAGCGATCGACGTCGTCTTGAGCACGCCGTTGACGGAATTGCCGAGCGGCGGAATGATGATGCGGAAAGCCTGCGGCGCAACGATGTACCGCATCACCTGCGCCTCGGTCATGCCGATGGCGCGGGCCGCATTGATCTGGCCCTTCGGAACCGCGGCAATGCCCGCCCGGACGATTTCCGACAGATAGGCCGCTTCACAGAGCGACAGGCCGATCAGCGTTGATTGCAGAACCGTCAGCTTGATGCCGATCTGCGGCAGACCGGTATAGATGATGATGAGCTGCACCAGAAGCGGGGTGCCGCGAAAGATCCAGGTGTAGAAATAGGCCGGCCCGGACAGGAACCGGTATTTCGACATGCGCATCACCGCAATAACGAAGCCCAGCGCCAGACCCGCCGTCATGGCGAAAACAGTGAGGCCGAGCGTCACCAACGCGCCCTCGAACAGATAATAATTCGTCAGATATTCGAAGAAACCTTCCCAGTTCCAACCCTTCACGTCTTTCTCCAATTCATGCGGGAACGGTCGCGGCGAGAGCTTTCCCGCCGCGATGACTATTCAGATGGATGGAATTCAGCCTTCCGGGCCGAGAACGGCGAGATCGCCCGGCGCAATGCTGACGCCATACCCGCCCATCAGCTTCTCGAGTGCACCATCGGCCTTCATCTCCTTCAGAGCGGCAGAAACGGCGTCGGCGACATCCTTGTTACCGAAGGAAAGCGAACCGGGTGTGGGATACATGCCGGAAAGCGCATGGGTGAATTCGCCACGATCCTGATATTGCTTGGCAACCGGATCGATCGATACCGCTGCCTGCACCTGGCCGGCGCGCAACGCCTGATAAACCGTCGCGTAATTGTCGAAGAGGTTGATCGTCATCGGCGCCAGACCGCGCTTCTTGAAGTCTTCGTTCAGTTCCTTGATCTTGCGTTCGGCATAACCGCCAATATCGGTGCTGACGGCCTTGCCGGCGAGATCATCGACCTTGGTGATGGGATCGGACGCGCCGACCGCCGTGGAAATGCTGATGGCGAGGTTTTCATAGGGGATCATGAACAGGATCTTGCGTCGCTCTGCCGTTACGAACAGGCCGGCATTGATCATGTCCCAGCGGCCACCCTGCAGGCCCGGCACCATGGTCGCATATTCGGTGCTGATATATTCCGGCTTCAGGCACAGACGCTTGGCGATTTCATAACCCAGCTCAATGCGCAGCCCTTTAAGGAC
This window harbors:
- a CDS encoding amino acid ABC transporter ATP-binding protein, with amino-acid sequence MIELQSVNKWYGPNFQVLTNCSLNVAKGEVVVICGPSGSGKSTLIKCVNALETIGNGVITVNGVEVTDPKTDMPKLRSRVGMVFQHFELFPHMTILENLCIGQEKVLGRSPAEALAKANALLERVGLTAHARKYPGQLSGGQQQRVAIARALAMDPVAMLFDEPTSALDPEMINEVLDVMVSLAQEGMTMMVVTHEMGFARKVADRIVFMDGGEIVEIGEGDSFFTDPKTERARSFLSKILAH
- a CDS encoding amino acid ABC transporter permease — encoded protein: MKGWNWEGFFEYLTNYYLFEGALVTLGLTVFAMTAGLALGFVIAVMRMSKYRFLSGPAYFYTWIFRGTPLLVQLIIIYTGLPQIGIKLTVLQSTLIGLSLCEAAYLSEIVRAGIAAVPKGQINAARAIGMTEAQVMRYIVAPQAFRIIIPPLGNSVNGVLKTTSIASIISMEELLRRTQVLIQEKFLVLELFMVAALYYLAMTTAWELIQRRIEKRFGKAYGPMSTDVH
- a CDS encoding transporter substrate-binding domain-containing protein — protein: MNWNPISRKCTAVRAKTFLAGVAITLFAGAAVAQDCTPKISDDHLIKPGHLVMATSPTLPPMAYADQQGVLKGLRIELGYEIAKRLCLKPEYISTEYATMVPGLQGGRWDMINAGLFVTAERRKILFMIPYENLAISISTAVGASDPITKVDDLAGKAVSTDIGGYAERKIKELNEDFKKRGLAPMTINLFDNYATVYQALRAGQVQAAVSIDPVAKQYQDRGEFTHALSGMYPTPGSLSFGNKDVADAVSAALKEMKADGALEKLMGGYGVSIAPGDLAVLGPEG